A genomic segment from uncultured Desulfuromonas sp. encodes:
- the ppk1 gene encoding polyphosphate kinase 1 — MTNQPFISKEISWLLFNARVLQEASDPQVPLLERLTFLGIFSSNLDEFFRVRVATLHRLLKIRKKAISLIGQDPKKILDDIQSMVLKQTDEFERLYDEIVELLAQGEVFMRDETELDDAQKTFVMEYFHDKVRPFLVPLMLNRKTEPFVKDHLIYLAVTLQKSSDAATDYALIQVPADKVSRFLLLPSKNGKVELILLDDIIRLGLADIFCYFDYDTFSAFTVKMTRDSELDVDDELFKTFPQKIQDGLTRRKSGVPVRFVYDRSMPEQCLEQLRKNLDIVDIDTCIPGGRYHNFKDFMGFPKLNRPEFYYPGNFEPQNHPWLLPNRSMMDQIRQREVLLYFPYHSFGHMIDLLREAAIDPRVTTIRMTVYRLAKNSQIVNALVNAAQNGKKVFVVVELQARFDEEANLSWSSLLREDGVQVVHGLPGLKVHAKLCLITRHEGSKKIRYACVGTGNFHEGTAKLYTDHMLMTSNPHLTGEVHKVFEFFTNKYRIPIFRHLVVSPFQTRNKLTRLINTEIRNAKAGKPAWIDIKINNLSDQDVAKLLYKASNAGVKIRIIARSMFSLVPGIEKYSENIQAISIVDRFLEHSRFFIFCNDNDPKHFISSGDWLPRNFDRRVEVAAPIYDPQLCQQLRDCFDLQWADNCKARVWDAKMKNQFRKRTKSQPIIRSQMALIDHLQKIIPPVDS, encoded by the coding sequence GTGACAAACCAACCGTTTATCAGTAAAGAGATCAGCTGGTTACTTTTCAACGCCCGCGTACTACAGGAGGCCTCAGACCCACAGGTTCCTCTTCTCGAACGCCTGACCTTTCTGGGTATTTTTTCGTCCAACCTGGACGAATTTTTTCGCGTACGCGTGGCAACCCTGCACCGACTCCTCAAGATCCGCAAAAAAGCCATCTCGCTGATCGGCCAGGACCCGAAAAAAATTCTCGACGATATTCAGTCCATGGTGCTTAAACAGACTGATGAATTTGAACGCCTCTACGATGAAATCGTCGAATTACTCGCGCAGGGTGAAGTCTTTATGCGCGATGAAACGGAACTGGATGACGCACAAAAGACCTTTGTCATGGAATATTTTCACGACAAGGTCCGCCCGTTTCTCGTACCGTTGATGCTTAATCGCAAGACCGAGCCGTTTGTCAAAGACCACCTCATTTACCTTGCAGTGACACTGCAGAAAAGCAGCGATGCCGCCACGGATTATGCATTGATCCAGGTCCCGGCGGATAAAGTCTCCCGATTTTTGCTGTTACCCTCCAAAAACGGCAAGGTGGAGCTCATCCTGCTTGACGACATCATCCGGCTGGGACTTGCCGATATCTTCTGTTATTTCGACTATGACACGTTCAGCGCCTTTACCGTCAAAATGACTCGTGATTCCGAGCTGGATGTTGATGATGAATTGTTTAAAACCTTTCCCCAAAAAATTCAAGACGGCCTGACCCGACGCAAATCCGGGGTGCCGGTGCGCTTCGTCTATGACCGCAGTATGCCGGAGCAATGTCTCGAACAATTGCGCAAAAACCTCGATATTGTCGATATCGACACCTGTATCCCCGGTGGCCGCTATCACAACTTCAAGGACTTCATGGGCTTTCCCAAGCTCAACCGTCCTGAATTTTACTATCCGGGCAATTTTGAGCCGCAAAACCACCCCTGGCTGCTGCCGAACCGGTCCATGATGGACCAGATCCGGCAGCGAGAGGTCTTGCTCTATTTCCCCTATCACAGTTTTGGACACATGATCGACCTGTTGCGCGAAGCCGCCATCGATCCACGTGTCACGACCATTCGCATGACCGTATATCGCCTGGCCAAAAACAGTCAGATCGTCAACGCCCTGGTCAACGCGGCACAAAACGGCAAAAAAGTGTTCGTTGTCGTTGAGTTGCAGGCCCGCTTTGACGAAGAAGCCAACCTGTCCTGGTCCAGCCTGTTGCGGGAAGACGGTGTTCAGGTGGTTCACGGTCTCCCCGGACTTAAAGTCCACGCCAAGTTGTGTCTGATCACCCGTCACGAAGGCAGCAAAAAAATTCGCTACGCCTGTGTCGGCACCGGCAATTTCCATGAGGGCACGGCCAAACTCTACACGGACCACATGTTGATGACGTCAAATCCGCACCTGACCGGAGAGGTGCATAAGGTGTTTGAGTTTTTCACCAACAAATACCGCATCCCTATTTTCCGCCATCTGGTTGTGTCGCCGTTCCAGACACGCAACAAGCTGACACGTCTGATCAACACAGAAATTCGCAACGCCAAAGCGGGCAAACCGGCCTGGATTGACATCAAGATCAACAATCTTTCGGATCAGGACGTAGCCAAGCTGCTGTACAAGGCCAGTAATGCTGGAGTCAAAATCCGCATCATCGCCAGAAGCATGTTCTCTCTGGTCCCGGGCATTGAAAAATACAGTGAAAACATTCAGGCGATCAGCATTGTTGATCGTTTTCTCGAGCATTCCCGCTTTTTTATTTTCTGCAACGACAATGATCCCAAACATTTTATCTCCTCCGGCGATTGGCTGCCACGCAACTTTGATCGCCGCGTCGAGGTCGCCGCGCCGATTTACGATCCCCAACTTTGTCAACAACTACGCGACTGTTTTGACCTACAATGGGCGGACAACTGTAAAGCACGGGTGTGGGATGCTAAAATGAAGAACCAGTTCCGCAAACGGACCAAGAGTCAACCGATCATCCGTTCGCAAATGGCCCTGATCGACCATCTGCAAAAGATTATTCCCCCAGTAGATTCCTAG
- the wrbA gene encoding NAD(P)H:quinone oxidoreductase: MATKIKIIFYSTYGHVYQMAKAVAEGASGVVDTEVTLYRVAELMDDATVERIGGAETQKAVADIPVATPDILEDADAIIFGTPTRFGNMAAQMRNFLDQTGGLWAKGALIGKVGSVFASTGTQHGGQETTITSFHTTLFHHGMLVVGVPYSEPGLVNMDEITGGTPYGATTLAGSDGSRQPSENELTIARFQGKHVAEIAKKLAR; encoded by the coding sequence ATGGCAACCAAGATAAAAATTATTTTTTACAGCACGTATGGGCATGTGTATCAAATGGCCAAAGCCGTTGCCGAAGGTGCCTCAGGTGTTGTTGATACGGAAGTGACGCTCTATCGGGTCGCGGAATTGATGGATGACGCTACGGTCGAGCGAATTGGTGGCGCCGAGACACAAAAAGCCGTTGCCGACATTCCCGTCGCGACACCGGATATTTTGGAAGACGCGGATGCCATTATTTTTGGAACGCCAACCCGCTTCGGCAATATGGCGGCACAAATGCGCAATTTCCTTGATCAAACCGGAGGACTTTGGGCAAAAGGCGCCTTGATTGGAAAAGTCGGCAGCGTGTTTGCCTCCACCGGCACCCAGCATGGTGGCCAAGAGACAACCATCACCAGCTTCCATACCACGTTGTTTCATCATGGGATGCTCGTTGTTGGCGTGCCTTATTCCGAGCCGGGCCTGGTCAATATGGATGAAATTACCGGTGGCACACCGTACGGAGCGACAACTCTGGCCGGTTCTGACGGGTCACGACAGCCTTCGGAAAATGAACTGACCATTGCCCGCTTCCAGGGCAAACATGTGGCGGAAATTGCCAAAAAACTGGCCCGATAG
- a CDS encoding DMT family transporter: MNDSLKSHLMVLLATFLIAGSFLASARLAGVINPFSLTLMRFVASFVLLLPVVLSRRHWRRSILPILPRATVISFFYAMFFACLFEALKTTSSLNTGTLYTLVPFMTAVLCLIFMRQPIGRTTLLIYVLGAASACWVIFEGRMDRLLAFSLNQGDWLFLGGCLLICGYSLSMKLLYRPSDPMPTLVFCILLTGAGWMAMALLTLGYPLEWSAIHRPHWAAMAYLVVGSTLMTVYLYQRSTVVLGPRRVMAYIYLSPAAIAVLLWWFDNTTIPLIVLPGIIVCGLATLLLQREPHSHNAL; this comes from the coding sequence ATGAACGACAGTTTAAAATCGCACCTGATGGTACTGCTTGCCACCTTTTTGATTGCCGGATCGTTTCTTGCCTCAGCACGGTTAGCTGGCGTCATCAACCCGTTTTCTTTAACCCTGATGCGCTTTGTTGCCTCTTTTGTCTTGCTATTACCGGTGGTTTTGTCACGTCGTCATTGGCGACGCAGTATCTTGCCGATCCTGCCGCGAGCAACGGTCATCAGTTTCTTCTACGCCATGTTTTTTGCGTGTCTGTTTGAGGCGCTAAAAACCACCAGCTCGCTTAATACCGGTACGCTTTACACTCTAGTCCCCTTTATGACGGCCGTGCTTTGCCTGATTTTTATGCGACAACCCATTGGCCGAACGACCTTGCTGATTTATGTTCTCGGGGCAGCGTCCGCCTGCTGGGTTATTTTTGAGGGCCGGATGGATCGCCTGCTGGCCTTCAGTCTCAATCAGGGCGATTGGCTGTTTTTAGGTGGCTGTCTGTTGATCTGCGGTTATTCACTGAGCATGAAACTGCTGTATCGTCCTTCAGATCCGATGCCAACACTCGTTTTCTGTATTTTGTTGACCGGTGCGGGATGGATGGCAATGGCCCTGCTCACCTTGGGTTACCCCTTGGAGTGGTCGGCCATTCATCGCCCTCATTGGGCGGCGATGGCCTATCTTGTTGTCGGCTCGACGTTGATGACGGTTTATCTTTATCAGCGCAGCACCGTCGTTCTCGGGCCACGTCGGGTAATGGCCTATATCTACCTCAGTCCTGCGGCGATAGCGGTCTTGCTCTGGTGGTTCGACAATACGACGATCCCGTTGATTGTCCTTCCCGGTATCATCGTCTGTGGCTTGGCAACCCTGCTGTTACAGCGCGAACCGCATTCCCATAACGCGTTGTAA
- a CDS encoding alpha/beta fold hydrolase translates to MQLVFLHGLETGPHGSKYQALKAMFGEVISPDCEGVFDPQQRLTIICDTLRNHPGPFIVVGSSAGGLMALLLQQVEPRVAALVLCAPALHTDHASGLSAKGLPPTVIIHGRQDDVVPIDSSRRFGAPLIEVDDDHRLNASLPLMLEQVFRMKCQLLYPETTVQS, encoded by the coding sequence ATGCAGCTTGTTTTTTTACATGGTCTGGAGACCGGACCGCATGGCAGTAAGTATCAGGCGCTTAAAGCGATGTTCGGTGAGGTGATTTCTCCGGACTGCGAAGGTGTTTTTGATCCCCAGCAGCGCCTGACTATTATCTGCGACACTCTGCGAAACCACCCCGGCCCGTTTATTGTTGTCGGCTCCAGCGCCGGGGGACTGATGGCGTTGCTGTTGCAGCAGGTCGAACCGCGTGTCGCAGCCCTCGTTCTCTGCGCGCCTGCGTTACATACGGACCACGCCTCTGGATTGAGCGCTAAAGGCCTGCCGCCAACCGTTATCATTCATGGCCGCCAAGATGACGTAGTTCCCATCGACAGTTCACGCCGTTTCGGCGCACCGCTCATTGAAGTTGATGACGACCACCGTCTCAATGCCAGCCTTCCGTTAATGCTTGAGCAGGTCTTTCGCATGAAGTGTCAGCTGCTCTACCCGGAAACCACCGTGCAATCTTAA
- a CDS encoding YceI family protein, with product MKKMMLLVSIVLALFVSSAFASDWAVDPDHSNAQFRIRHLMISEVAGMFPTITGTLTLNDEKVTTSSISVAVDVASLDTGVAKRDAHLLSGDFFDAAKYPTMTFVSNSIEKTDQGLKLYGTLTIRDHSQPAVFNVTGPSDPIHDPWGMTRMGASATTTINRKDFGMVWNQVLDNGGAMIGDDVTLQIDMEFIRQ from the coding sequence ATGAAAAAAATGATGTTGCTTGTTTCGATTGTATTGGCGCTCTTTGTTTCAAGCGCATTTGCCAGTGACTGGGCCGTTGACCCGGATCACTCTAATGCCCAGTTCAGGATTCGTCACCTGATGATCAGTGAGGTCGCCGGAATGTTCCCGACCATTACCGGGACTCTGACGCTCAATGATGAGAAGGTGACCACGTCGTCCATCAGCGTCGCCGTTGATGTGGCCTCTCTCGATACGGGTGTGGCCAAGCGGGATGCGCACCTTCTCAGTGGTGACTTTTTCGATGCTGCAAAATATCCGACCATGACGTTTGTGTCGAACAGCATCGAAAAGACCGATCAGGGCCTGAAGCTTTATGGAACCTTGACCATTCGTGATCATAGTCAGCCCGCTGTTTTCAACGTGACCGGACCAAGTGATCCAATCCATGATCCTTGGGGCATGACTCGCATGGGCGCTTCGGCAACGACAACGATTAATCGTAAAGATTTCGGCATGGTGTGGAACCAGGTTTTGGATAATGGCGGGGCCATGATCGGTGATGACGTCACATTGCAGATCGATATGGAATTCATCCGTCAGTAA
- a CDS encoding CYTH domain-containing protein, with protein sequence MGVEIERKFLVVGDAWRQQAESRAHFSQGYLTTLPGRSVRVRVADTNAWLTIKGPTIGATRSEFEYMIPVEDALEMLDTLCQRPLIEKWRYLIKKDGLTWEVDEFLGENQGLILAEIELETEQQSFSQPDWLGEEVTEDPRYFNASLSVTPYSTWEKR encoded by the coding sequence GTGGGCGTCGAAATTGAACGAAAATTTCTTGTAGTTGGAGACGCCTGGCGGCAACAGGCAGAGAGTCGAGCGCACTTCAGCCAGGGCTACCTAACAACCCTGCCCGGTCGATCCGTTCGTGTTCGTGTGGCCGACACGAATGCCTGGCTAACCATTAAAGGACCGACCATTGGTGCAACGCGTAGCGAATTTGAATACATGATTCCCGTTGAAGACGCACTGGAAATGCTTGACACCCTCTGCCAACGCCCTTTGATCGAAAAATGGCGGTACCTGATCAAAAAAGACGGCCTCACCTGGGAAGTCGATGAATTTCTCGGCGAAAACCAGGGGCTGATCCTCGCTGAAATTGAACTCGAAACCGAGCAGCAGTCGTTTAGTCAACCAGACTGGCTGGGTGAAGAGGTCACTGAAGATCCGCGCTATTTCAACGCCAGCCTCAGCGTGACCCCTTATTCGACCTGGGAGAAACGCTGA
- a CDS encoding MarR family transcriptional regulator — MPTAFQGTEQEQRALNAFIKLLRAAESVSSFLQDGRLRAGLSISQFGVLEALYHLGPLCQKELGQKILKSSGNITTVIDNLEKRQLVERRRLESDRRYFLVHLTEEGRNLIAGVFPAHLERIVDRFSVLTDEEQEQLALLCKKVGVSTHAEPNK; from the coding sequence ATGCCAACCGCTTTTCAAGGTACAGAACAGGAACAACGCGCACTGAATGCTTTTATCAAGTTGCTGCGTGCTGCGGAATCCGTCTCTTCCTTTTTGCAGGATGGCCGTCTTCGTGCCGGGCTGTCCATCAGCCAGTTTGGTGTTCTGGAAGCCCTTTACCACCTCGGTCCCCTGTGCCAGAAGGAGTTAGGACAGAAAATACTCAAAAGCAGCGGCAATATTACCACAGTGATTGATAATCTGGAAAAACGTCAGCTCGTTGAACGGCGTCGGCTGGAATCAGATCGTCGTTACTTTCTCGTTCATCTGACCGAAGAGGGCCGTAACCTGATTGCCGGTGTTTTTCCCGCTCATCTTGAACGGATTGTTGATCGTTTCAGCGTGCTGACTGACGAAGAACAGGAGCAGTTAGCTCTGCTGTGTAAAAAAGTTGGTGTGTCAACGCACGCTGAACCCAATAAATAA